The nucleotide sequence ATACGTGTTTAAAAGAAACTTACAATTAGCAAACACCTATAAACGTCTTATATACATAAGACCTTCTTAACTAGTGTAATaatctaattattaaaaaaaaaatagtccaTTTAGTTTTGAAAGCAGATTACCTAACTGATCCACGGCTTGATCATGCACTGTCATTGTATTCAATTATTATGATCATGTAGCTGTTTAAAGTTTTACTTATAACTAGGATATAATACTAATTAAtcattatgtaaaatatataaggaTCAAAATTAAGCTAATTAAGTAGCTTCAAAACTGTAACTCAAGTCTAAACTTCATGATGGTATATAAGTCTCATAAAGAAAGTCACCAAGAAAAGTAATAAcgataataaaagaaaagttcaaagaccaaaagaaacaacttcataaaaaagatttagataagccaaagaaaagaaatggtAGAAACAACATGAAGTCTTGTAATGGCTTCACTTGAGAGGGATAAACCTAGAGGAGTGTGTAGCACCGTGACCGGGCCTTCCGTGCGAAACCGGTTTGTAAGTGATTGAGAATTCCGCAAGGTAATGTCCGATCATCTCCGGTTTGATCTCGATTTGGTTAAAAGTTTTTCCATTGTACACACCAATGATGCTTCCAATCATTTCAGGCATAATCACCATGTTCCTCAGATGTGTTTTCACTACTTCTGGCTTCTCACCAGCTGGTGCTTCTAGTTTCTAGTTTAAAGTAAAACAGAGTGTTGTTATAATaatcgaaccaaaccaaaaggCAGACCCTATAACTAAATTATAGTAATGTCAGGAGATTACAGATTAATAACAAATGTGACACAATAACAACACACATATAGTTTGCAAAGTTGGAGTTTTACCGCTTTGCGCAATTTCTTGATGAGAGCCATAGGCTTCGCTCCCATTCCTCTATCCATCCTACAAAATGATCAATCGCATAATCAGTAAAACCAAATCATATAGAACCAAATACATATGATATACCAAAATTGAGAAAAGTGTTTTTGGTGGGATCAAAACCTTCTTCGGATACGGGAAGGGAAGAGCTCGAAAAGATCCTTATTGGGCATGTCAAGAAGAGCATCGAGATCGACTCCTTTGAAGGAAAACTTTTTGAACGTTCTCTTTTTCGCAAGAGCAGCTCCGGGAACATCTGATTCGACTTCAGCCTACGGATTCCGACAAAAAAACTTTAAGACCACCACGATGATGTAAAAAAACTAACGATCGAATTATTAAGGTTTAGAGAGATGGAGATTTGCGAAACTAACCATATTGTTCTTGGTTCGAGAAGCTCTAAACGTGACTGCTGCTAGGTTTTGCTATGGAGATACGACAAGAGACCTAATAAATTTGGCACCCTATTTATACTTATAGATCCTACACTGTTTCTGTTTAAGGAAACTTCATTAAAAATTTCCCAAATACTaaattattgagtttctaaaatataatatgaatgtatatttttcttacc is from Camelina sativa cultivar DH55 chromosome 20, Cs, whole genome shotgun sequence and encodes:
- the LOC104769135 gene encoding 40S ribosomal protein S15-2-like; translation: MAEVESDVPGAALAKKRTFKKFSFKGVDLDALLDMPNKDLFELFPSRIRRRMDRGMGAKPMALIKKLRKAKLEAPAGEKPEVVKTHLRNMVIMPEMIGSIIGVYNGKTFNQIEIKPEMIGHYLAEFSITYKPVSHGRPGHGATHSSRFIPLK